In a single window of the Caulobacter soli genome:
- a CDS encoding patatin-like phospholipase family protein encodes MADTALARLFAQEHREGDAAWFSLPGGATLYAPGEAADYLYFLRTGRLGAFRREEGQEPQFLGVIRPGEPAGEMAMIAGSSHSANLVALRDSEILALPRAAFFEAVERDPEVMIELSRLMIRRARNAGAHASIGDPSVYGFIAVEPGKPIRPIIERVAHAISNLGYSVTVEGAESLLAPTEWFSSVERRHDFVLYVAEAEETAWKHVVGRQVDRLFRVGQGDRRPPPVIPSYASGPLQDQRLVDLILLQPANVTHPKGSGEWLNATQAARLFHLRENGMADVERMARVLTGQSVGLVLSGGGARAYAHIGAIQALRERGVPIDFVGGASMGAVVAAGLAMGWDDGEMETRIRKAFVETSPLDDIAFPLVAMTQGLKVKARLDEHFDDIEIADLWLPFFCVSSNLTSGAYHLHRQGVLREALRASISLPGVLPPVADGNSVLVDGAVMKNFPADVMRAFQLGPIVGVDVTRGRSITAEDVDRPASLWTWLWSGEWRKGPPIVALLMRAATVSTGRDLAASREATDVLITPKLNEIDIRDWKAFEPAVEAGRAAAALALDSLGKPVTEMRRRPSLADLARLNGGERR; translated from the coding sequence ATGGCCGATACGGCCCTGGCCCGGCTCTTCGCGCAAGAACACCGCGAGGGCGACGCCGCCTGGTTCTCGTTACCGGGCGGCGCGACACTGTACGCGCCCGGCGAGGCGGCGGACTATCTCTACTTCCTGCGCACCGGCCGGCTTGGAGCCTTTCGGCGAGAAGAGGGCCAGGAGCCGCAGTTCCTGGGGGTGATCCGCCCGGGCGAGCCGGCCGGCGAGATGGCGATGATCGCCGGTTCGTCCCATTCGGCCAATCTGGTGGCCCTGCGCGATTCGGAAATCCTGGCCCTGCCCCGCGCCGCCTTCTTCGAGGCGGTCGAGCGCGATCCGGAGGTGATGATCGAGCTGTCGCGCTTGATGATCCGCCGGGCCCGCAACGCCGGGGCCCACGCCTCGATCGGCGACCCGTCGGTCTACGGCTTCATCGCGGTCGAGCCGGGCAAGCCGATCCGGCCGATCATCGAGCGCGTCGCCCACGCCATCTCGAACCTAGGCTATTCGGTCACCGTCGAGGGCGCCGAATCCCTGCTGGCCCCGACAGAGTGGTTCAGCAGCGTCGAGCGCCGGCACGACTTCGTGCTGTACGTGGCCGAGGCCGAGGAGACCGCCTGGAAGCATGTGGTCGGCCGCCAGGTGGACCGGCTGTTCCGAGTCGGCCAGGGCGACCGCCGGCCGCCGCCGGTGATCCCTTCCTATGCCTCGGGTCCGCTGCAGGACCAGCGCCTGGTCGACCTGATCCTGCTGCAGCCGGCCAATGTCACCCATCCCAAGGGCTCGGGCGAATGGCTGAACGCCACCCAGGCCGCGCGTCTCTTCCATCTGCGCGAGAACGGCATGGCCGACGTCGAACGGATGGCCCGGGTGTTGACCGGTCAGTCAGTGGGTCTGGTGCTATCGGGCGGCGGCGCGCGGGCCTACGCCCATATCGGCGCCATCCAGGCCTTGCGCGAGCGCGGCGTGCCGATCGACTTCGTGGGCGGCGCCTCGATGGGCGCGGTGGTCGCCGCCGGCCTGGCCATGGGCTGGGACGACGGCGAGATGGAGACCCGCATCCGCAAGGCCTTCGTCGAGACCAGCCCCCTGGACGACATCGCCTTTCCCCTGGTGGCCATGACCCAGGGCCTGAAGGTCAAGGCGCGGCTGGACGAGCATTTCGACGACATCGAGATCGCCGACCTGTGGCTGCCGTTCTTCTGCGTCTCGTCGAACCTGACCTCGGGGGCCTATCACCTGCATCGCCAGGGCGTGCTGCGCGAGGCGCTGCGGGCCTCGATCTCGCTGCCCGGCGTGCTGCCGCCCGTGGCCGACGGCAATTCGGTGCTGGTCGACGGGGCGGTGATGAAGAATTTCCCGGCCGACGTGATGCGCGCCTTCCAGCTGGGGCCGATCGTCGGGGTGGACGTCACCCGCGGCCGCAGCATCACCGCCGAGGATGTCGACCGTCCGGCCTCGCTGTGGACCTGGCTGTGGTCGGGCGAGTGGCGCAAGGGCCCGCCGATCGTCGCCCTGCTGATGCGGGCCGCCACCGTCTCGACCGGCCGCGACCTGGCCGCCAGCCGCGAGGCCACGGACGTGTTGATCACGCCCAAGCTCAACGAAATCGACATCCGCGACTGGAAGGCCTTCGAGCCGGCCGTCGAGGCCGGCCGCGCCGCCGCCGCCCTGGCCCTGGACAGCCTGGGCAAGCCGGTCACCGAGATGCGCCGCCGGCCCAGCCTGGCCGACCTGGCGCGGCTCAACGGCGGCGAGCGACGATGA
- a CDS encoding methyltransferase domain-containing protein — protein sequence MPVWDPDVYQRYKAYRDRPALDLMLQIPRDLEPREIWDLGCGTGEHAALLAARHRDAQVHGMDSSPEMLARAKGLSAQVDWVQGDIAAFAPDVAPDLIFTNAALQWLGDHQTLFPRLMATLAPGGVFACQIPVVTDDGWRRSLAETAAQGPWAERIAKVDRVRPAIDPRQYYDWLAPLADGLDLWTTTYLHALEGADPIVDWTAGTTLRPYLEVLDEAEREAFLTIWRARLAVDYPRREDGVTLLPFPRMFIVARRR from the coding sequence ATGCCGGTCTGGGATCCCGACGTCTACCAGCGCTACAAGGCCTATCGCGACCGGCCGGCCCTGGACCTGATGCTGCAGATCCCACGCGACCTGGAGCCGCGCGAAATCTGGGATCTGGGCTGCGGCACGGGCGAGCACGCGGCCCTGCTGGCGGCCCGCCATCGTGACGCCCAGGTGCACGGCATGGACTCCAGTCCGGAGATGCTGGCGCGGGCCAAGGGGCTGTCGGCGCAGGTCGACTGGGTGCAGGGCGACATCGCCGCCTTCGCGCCGGACGTCGCGCCCGACCTGATCTTCACCAACGCCGCCCTGCAGTGGCTGGGCGATCACCAGACGCTGTTTCCCCGGCTGATGGCGACCTTGGCGCCCGGCGGGGTGTTCGCCTGCCAGATCCCGGTGGTCACCGACGACGGCTGGCGGCGCAGTTTGGCCGAGACGGCGGCTCAAGGCCCCTGGGCCGAGCGCATCGCCAAGGTTGACCGCGTGCGTCCGGCGATCGATCCGCGCCAGTACTATGACTGGCTGGCCCCGCTGGCCGACGGCTTGGACCTGTGGACGACGACCTATCTCCACGCGCTGGAAGGCGCCGATCCGATCGTCGACTGGACGGCCGGCACCACCCTGCGGCCCTATCTGGAAGTGCTGGACGAGGCCGAGCGCGAGGCCTTCCTGACGATCTGGCGGGCGCGGCTGGCGGTCGACTATCCGCGCCGCGAGGACGGGGTGACCCTGCTGCCGTTCCCAAGGATGTTCATCGTCGCTCGCCGCCGTTGA
- a CDS encoding isovaleryl-CoA dehydrogenase produces the protein MTNQTAPSMDFALGETADAIRDTTARFAADRIAPIAARIDETNTFPRELWVPMGDLGLHGITVEEEFGGLGLGYLEHVIAMEEVSRASASVGLSYGAHSNLCVNQIRRWANPEQKQRYLPKLISGEHLGSLAMSEAGAGSDVVSMKLKAEHVGDRYVLNGTKFWITNAPSADTLVVYAKTGERAITAFLVEKGMKGFSVSKKLDKMGMRGSDTAELVFEDCEVPEENVLGPVGGGVGVLMSGLDYERAVLSAGPLGIMQACLDVVLPYVRERKQFGQAIGSFQLMQGKVADMYVALNSARAYVYAVARACDAGKTTRFDAAGAILMASENAVKVSLEAIQALGGAGYTKEWPVERFLRDAKLYDIGAGTNEIRRFLIGRELVGG, from the coding sequence ATGACGAACCAAACCGCACCCTCGATGGACTTCGCGCTGGGCGAGACGGCCGACGCGATCCGTGACACCACCGCCCGCTTCGCGGCCGACCGCATCGCGCCGATCGCGGCCAGGATCGACGAAACCAACACCTTCCCTCGGGAACTCTGGGTTCCGATGGGCGACCTGGGCCTGCACGGCATCACGGTCGAGGAAGAGTTCGGCGGCCTGGGCCTGGGCTATCTCGAGCACGTGATCGCCATGGAGGAGGTCTCCAGAGCCTCGGCCTCCGTGGGGCTCAGCTACGGCGCCCACTCCAACCTCTGCGTCAACCAGATCCGCCGCTGGGCCAATCCCGAGCAGAAGCAGCGCTATCTGCCCAAGCTGATCAGCGGCGAGCACCTCGGCTCGCTGGCCATGAGCGAGGCCGGGGCCGGTTCGGACGTGGTGTCGATGAAGCTGAAGGCCGAGCACGTCGGCGACCGCTACGTGCTGAACGGCACGAAGTTCTGGATTACCAACGCCCCGAGCGCCGACACCCTGGTGGTCTACGCCAAGACCGGCGAGCGGGCGATCACCGCCTTCCTGGTCGAGAAGGGCATGAAGGGCTTCAGCGTCAGCAAGAAGCTCGACAAGATGGGCATGCGCGGGTCGGACACCGCCGAGCTGGTGTTCGAGGACTGCGAAGTGCCCGAGGAGAACGTCCTGGGTCCGGTGGGCGGCGGCGTGGGCGTGCTGATGAGCGGTCTGGACTACGAGCGCGCCGTGCTGTCGGCCGGCCCGCTGGGCATCATGCAGGCGTGCCTGGACGTGGTGCTGCCCTATGTCCGCGAGCGCAAGCAGTTCGGCCAGGCCATCGGCTCGTTCCAGCTGATGCAGGGCAAGGTCGCCGACATGTACGTGGCCCTGAACTCGGCCCGGGCCTATGTCTACGCCGTGGCGCGGGCCTGCGACGCGGGCAAGACCACGCGGTTCGACGCGGCCGGGGCGATCCTGATGGCGTCGGAGAACGCGGTGAAGGTGTCGCTGGAGGCCATCCAGGCCTTGGGCGGCGCGGGCTACACCAAGGAATGGCCGGTGGAGCGGTTCCTGCGCGACGCCAAGCTCTACGACATCGGCGCGGGGACCAACGAGATTCGTCGGTTCCTGATCGGGCGGGAGTTGGTGGGGGGGTAG
- the spmX gene encoding lysozyme-family localization factor SpmX, protein MKPRYQVSRAAVDLIKRFEGYRMKAAQLPDGRWTLGYGHTLTARAGASVSEQDAEALLLYDLITVAHAVNENVYAPLNQNQFDALVCFAFNIGTENFVRSAVLRRLNEGAALQAACEMEMWRKADFEGERIVIDALVRRRSAEKALFLTPTDGHWVAAPSSVLRPKVDYDASKLVPSQAPAAITTALNGDKAVALREDGSPAPALGNGPSASEQAAAAVGARLEAILPDETATATPVPGLITPVQDLVLPEPPAPALAAAAPSQFFYVKPELPAALQPVATPFQLTPEEPVAEEAFTPPAPPIAEPAVEPVAAVEPELFETPRPAASGSLFNLGGFSTSGPVELEPQEVAFAHVQPHAFGGISLLVSLGLLGLALFGGGILWNLSVGANEGLSPIKMFGWGASVIGMICFATSAYLLMRRLGDPEPQDED, encoded by the coding sequence ATGAAACCGCGTTATCAGGTCTCCCGCGCCGCCGTCGATCTCATCAAGAGGTTCGAGGGTTACCGGATGAAAGCCGCGCAGCTGCCCGATGGGCGCTGGACGCTGGGCTATGGCCACACCCTGACCGCCCGGGCCGGCGCGTCTGTCTCGGAACAGGACGCTGAAGCTCTGCTCCTCTACGACCTGATCACGGTGGCCCACGCGGTCAACGAGAACGTCTACGCGCCGTTGAACCAGAACCAGTTCGACGCCCTGGTCTGTTTCGCCTTCAACATCGGCACCGAGAACTTCGTGCGCTCGGCCGTGCTGCGTCGGCTGAACGAGGGCGCGGCGCTGCAAGCCGCCTGCGAGATGGAGATGTGGCGCAAGGCCGACTTCGAGGGCGAGCGGATCGTCATCGACGCCCTGGTGCGCCGCCGCTCGGCCGAGAAGGCGCTGTTCCTGACCCCGACCGACGGCCACTGGGTGGCCGCGCCGAGTTCGGTGCTGCGGCCCAAGGTCGACTACGACGCCAGCAAGCTGGTGCCCAGCCAGGCGCCCGCCGCGATCACCACCGCGCTGAACGGCGACAAGGCCGTGGCCCTGCGCGAGGACGGCTCGCCCGCGCCGGCCCTGGGCAACGGTCCCAGCGCCAGCGAGCAGGCCGCCGCCGCCGTCGGCGCGCGCCTGGAAGCGATCCTGCCCGACGAGACCGCCACCGCGACGCCGGTTCCGGGTCTGATCACGCCAGTTCAGGACCTGGTCCTGCCCGAGCCGCCGGCCCCGGCCCTGGCCGCCGCCGCGCCGTCTCAGTTCTTCTATGTGAAACCCGAGTTGCCGGCCGCGCTCCAACCGGTCGCCACGCCGTTCCAGCTGACGCCGGAAGAGCCGGTCGCCGAGGAGGCCTTCACGCCGCCGGCGCCGCCGATCGCTGAACCGGCCGTCGAACCGGTCGCCGCGGTCGAGCCGGAACTGTTCGAAACGCCTCGTCCGGCCGCCAGCGGCTCGCTGTTCAATCTGGGCGGCTTCTCGACCAGCGGTCCGGTCGAGCTGGAACCGCAAGAGGTGGCCTTCGCCCACGTTCAGCCGCACGCGTTCGGCGGGATCAGCCTGCTGGTCAGCCTGGGCCTGCTGGGCCTGGCCCTGTTCGGCGGCGGCATCCTGTGGAACCTCAGCGTCGGGGCCAACGAGGGCCTGTCGCCGATCAAGATGTTCGGCTGGGGCGCCAGCGTGATCGGCATGATCTGCTTCGCCACCTCGGCCTATCTGCTGATGCGCCGGCTGGGCGATCCCGAGCCGCAGGACGAAGACTAG
- the mgtE gene encoding magnesium transporter → MSRETADLTDDPRHNLIIPDPQAVGPETVEDLEDLALGDDYALNPEYVEMVIDAADRGDTARLRELVHALEPADVADLMGFLSANYREEVIPVLDPEWLGEIIAELDDNLREEVLEATPSHTLAKALEELDSDDAADVIDDLDEGKRAQVLAAMDEGDRAAIETTLAYEDETAGRLMQREFLAAPQFWTVGQTIDHVRVSGDHLPELFFDVYVVDPSFTPVGALPISLLLTSKLETPLAEIMEPVTEITVDMDQEEVAYIFDKYHLISAPVVESGGRLVGQITVDDIVGVIREEAEEDILALAGVSDAGRDASVVDIVRARLPWLLLNLVTATIAVSGVAVFQGEIAQLVALAILMPIVSSLGGNAGTQTLAVAVRALASKELTTANARRIILRELGVGLVNGFTLAVVMGGATYLFFGPADHHGKLAIIVGLALITNIFTAAVGGILAPLALAKMGRDPAVSSSIFVTFLTDFTGFFAVLLIAALLLH, encoded by the coding sequence ATGTCCCGGGAAACAGCCGACCTGACAGACGATCCGCGCCATAATCTGATCATTCCCGATCCCCAGGCTGTTGGGCCCGAGACCGTCGAGGATCTCGAAGACCTCGCGCTCGGCGACGACTACGCGCTCAATCCCGAATATGTCGAGATGGTCATCGACGCGGCCGATCGCGGCGACACCGCGCGCCTGCGCGAGCTGGTCCATGCCCTGGAGCCGGCCGACGTCGCCGACCTGATGGGCTTTCTGTCGGCCAACTACCGCGAAGAGGTGATCCCGGTCCTCGACCCGGAATGGCTGGGCGAGATCATCGCCGAGCTGGACGACAACCTGCGCGAGGAAGTGCTGGAGGCCACGCCCTCGCACACCCTGGCCAAGGCGCTGGAGGAACTGGATTCCGACGACGCCGCCGACGTCATCGACGACCTGGACGAGGGCAAGCGCGCCCAGGTTCTGGCCGCCATGGACGAGGGCGACCGCGCGGCCATCGAGACGACCCTGGCCTATGAGGACGAGACCGCCGGCCGCCTGATGCAGCGCGAGTTCCTGGCCGCGCCGCAGTTCTGGACCGTCGGCCAGACCATCGACCACGTGCGGGTGTCGGGCGACCACCTGCCGGAGCTGTTCTTCGACGTCTACGTGGTGGACCCGTCGTTCACCCCGGTCGGCGCCTTGCCCATCAGCCTGCTGCTGACCAGCAAGCTGGAAACTCCCCTGGCCGAGATCATGGAGCCGGTGACCGAGATCACCGTCGACATGGACCAGGAAGAGGTCGCCTACATCTTCGACAAGTATCACCTGATCAGCGCCCCGGTCGTGGAGTCCGGCGGACGGCTGGTGGGGCAGATCACCGTCGACGACATCGTCGGCGTCATCCGCGAAGAGGCGGAAGAAGACATTCTGGCCCTGGCCGGGGTGAGCGACGCCGGCCGCGACGCGTCGGTCGTGGACATCGTGCGCGCCCGCCTGCCGTGGCTGCTGCTGAACCTGGTCACCGCCACCATCGCCGTCAGCGGCGTGGCGGTGTTCCAGGGCGAGATCGCCCAACTGGTGGCCCTGGCCATCCTGATGCCGATCGTCTCGTCCCTGGGCGGCAACGCCGGCACCCAGACCCTGGCCGTGGCCGTGCGGGCCCTGGCCAGCAAGGAGCTGACCACGGCCAACGCCCGCCGGATCATCCTGCGCGAGCTGGGCGTCGGCCTGGTCAACGGCTTCACCCTGGCCGTGGTGATGGGCGGGGCGACCTACCTGTTCTTCGGTCCGGCCGATCATCACGGCAAGCTGGCGATCATCGTCGGCCTGGCGCTGATCACCAACATCTTCACTGCGGCGGTCGGCGGCATCCTGGCCCCGCTGGCCCTGGCCAAGATGGGACGCGACCCGGCGGTCTCGTCGTCGATCTTCGTGACCTTCCTCACGGACTTCACCGGGTTCTTCGCGGTGCTGCTGATCGCGGCGCTGTTGTTGCACTAG
- a CDS encoding FliM/FliN family flagellar motor switch protein produces MSQVNAVNVEISVLLGRSILPMQQLLRMGRGAVIPLDAKTNDEVWILANNHPIARGEIQISDDRIAIQVTRAADVYDYMAGGT; encoded by the coding sequence GTGAGCCAGGTCAACGCCGTCAATGTCGAGATCTCCGTTCTTCTGGGACGCTCGATCCTGCCGATGCAGCAGCTGCTGCGCATGGGCCGCGGCGCGGTGATCCCGCTGGACGCCAAGACCAATGACGAGGTCTGGATCCTGGCCAACAACCACCCCATCGCCCGGGGCGAGATCCAGATCAGCGACGACCGCATCGCCATCCAGGTGACCCGCGCCGCCGACGTCTACGACTACATGGCCGGCGGCACCTAA
- the lipB gene encoding lipoyl(octanoyl) transferase LipB, producing MLDRPLNFENKALPLLDAADGAPVGWAVSTGYVPYPAAVAAMEARAAAIAEGTAGELVWLLEHPPLYTGGVSAKATDLIAPDRFPVFASGRGGQYTYHGPGQRVAYVMLDMTRRGRDVRAFVEALEAWIIDALAAFNVTGEMREGRVGVWVERKGPGWSREDKIAAIGVKLRKWVSFHGISLNVEPDLEHFSGIVPCGQTEHGVTSLVDLGLPVTMDEADEALRASFTRVFGPVTNAPSPLAGESVSEADG from the coding sequence ATGCTTGATCGCCCGTTAAACTTTGAAAACAAAGCGCTTCCCCTGTTGGACGCGGCCGACGGCGCGCCCGTGGGGTGGGCGGTTTCGACCGGGTACGTGCCCTACCCGGCAGCCGTTGCCGCCATGGAGGCCCGCGCCGCCGCCATCGCCGAGGGTACGGCGGGCGAGCTGGTGTGGCTGCTGGAGCATCCGCCGCTCTATACGGGCGGCGTCTCGGCCAAGGCCACGGATCTGATCGCGCCCGACCGTTTCCCGGTGTTCGCCAGCGGCCGGGGCGGCCAGTACACCTATCACGGCCCCGGCCAGCGAGTGGCCTATGTGATGCTGGACATGACTAGGCGCGGCCGCGACGTGCGCGCCTTCGTCGAGGCCCTGGAGGCCTGGATCATCGACGCCTTGGCGGCCTTCAACGTGACCGGCGAGATGCGCGAGGGCCGAGTCGGGGTGTGGGTCGAGCGCAAGGGTCCCGGCTGGTCGCGCGAGGACAAGATCGCCGCCATCGGGGTGAAGCTGCGCAAGTGGGTCAGCTTCCACGGCATCAGCCTGAACGTCGAGCCGGACCTGGAGCACTTCTCGGGCATCGTGCCCTGCGGCCAGACCGAGCACGGCGTCACCAGCCTGGTCGACCTGGGCCTGCCGGTGACGATGGACGAGGCCGACGAGGCTCTGCGGGCCAGCTTCACGCGGGTGTTCGGGCCGGTTACGAACGCCCCTTCTCCCCTTGCGGGAGAAAGTGTCAGCGAAGCTGACGGATGA
- a CDS encoding DUF805 domain-containing protein, protein MNDRAEWWDLFLSASGRTARGPFLMASAALLVFAVLYESFGITLHLLTGWLVYPPLLFFATCVLSKRLHDRGRSGWWAALVLLSLIAVWPTPKHFLDFLFTGVVVWAIIELGVMPGEQGANRYGPNPLKPVAQV, encoded by the coding sequence ATGAACGATCGCGCGGAGTGGTGGGACCTGTTCCTGTCGGCCTCGGGCCGGACGGCGCGCGGGCCGTTCCTGATGGCCTCGGCGGCGCTGCTGGTCTTCGCCGTGCTCTACGAGTCGTTCGGGATCACCCTTCACCTGTTGACCGGCTGGCTGGTCTATCCGCCGCTGCTGTTCTTCGCGACCTGCGTGCTGTCCAAGCGGCTGCATGATCGGGGGCGGTCGGGCTGGTGGGCGGCGTTGGTCCTGCTGTCGCTGATCGCGGTGTGGCCCACGCCCAAGCACTTCCTGGACTTCCTGTTCACCGGAGTCGTGGTCTGGGCCATCATCGAGCTGGGCGTCATGCCGGGCGAGCAGGGCGCCAACCGCTATGGGCCCAATCCGCTGAAGCCGGTGGCGCAGGTCTAA
- a CDS encoding DUF805 domain-containing protein: MTILQKLFSFQGRLRRRDYWLLGLLIGVVTVAVVVLLLLAFGVKPEDERLSLAGLLVIWPSLAMMVKRIHDRNKSGWLALVYWVPSIASNIVDMAPADSFVAPRMGLKIVAGIIGLWFLIEFGFMDGTQGPNRYGKSPKGVGGDTRDKLEEVFA; the protein is encoded by the coding sequence GTGACCATTCTGCAGAAGCTGTTTTCGTTCCAGGGCCGGCTGCGTCGGCGCGACTACTGGTTGCTGGGCCTGCTGATCGGCGTGGTGACAGTCGCCGTCGTGGTGCTTTTGCTCCTGGCGTTCGGCGTGAAGCCCGAGGACGAGCGGCTGTCCCTGGCCGGGCTCTTGGTCATCTGGCCGTCGCTGGCCATGATGGTCAAACGCATCCACGACCGGAACAAGTCGGGCTGGCTGGCGCTGGTCTACTGGGTTCCATCCATCGCCTCGAACATCGTCGACATGGCGCCGGCCGACAGCTTCGTCGCGCCGCGGATGGGCCTGAAGATCGTGGCCGGCATCATCGGCCTCTGGTTCCTGATCGAATTCGGCTTCATGGACGGGACCCAGGGTCCCAACCGCTACGGCAAGTCGCCCAAGGGCGTCGGCGGCGACACCCGGGACAAGCTCGAGGAAGTGTTCGCCTAG